One Myotis daubentonii chromosome 3, mMyoDau2.1, whole genome shotgun sequence genomic window carries:
- the GPR171 gene encoding G-protein coupled receptor 171, which yields MTNSSTFCPVYRDLEPFTYFFYLVFLIGIIGSCFAAWAFMQKNTNHRCVSIYLINLLTADFLLTLALPVKIAVDLGVAPWKLRIFHCQVTACLIYINMYLSIIFLAFVSIDRCLQLTHSCKIYRIQEPGFGKMISAVVWGMVLLIMVPNMVIPIKDIKEKPNVGCMEFKKEFGRNWHLLTNFICIAIFLNFSAIILISNCLVIRQLYRNKDNENYSNVKRALINILLVTTAYIICFVPYHIVRIPYTLSQTEVISDCPTRISLFKAKEATLLLAVSNLCFDPLLYYQLSKAFRLKVTATFASGKESRAQKEKSSCENDA from the coding sequence ATGACAAACAGTTCTACCTTCTGTCCAGTTTACAGAGATCTGGAGCCattcacatatttcttttacttagTTTTTCTTATTGGAATTATTGGAAGTTGTTTTGCAGCATGGGCTTTCATGCAGAAAAACACAAATCACAGGTGTGTAAGCATATACTTAATTAATTTGCTTACAGCCGATTTCCTGCTCACTCTGGCATTACCAGTGAAAATTGCTGTTGACTTGGGTGTGGCACCCTGGAAGCTGAGGATATTCCACTGCCAAGTAACAGCCTGCCTCATCTACATTAATATGTACTTATCGATTATCTTCTTAGCATTTGTCAGCATTGACCGCTGTCTTCAATTGACACACAGCTGCAAGATTTATCGAATACAAGAACCTGGATTTGGCAAAATGATTTCGGCTGTTGTGTGGGGAATGGTCCTTCTGATAATGGTGCCAAACATGGTGATTCCCATCAAAGACATCAAGGAAAAGCCAAACGTAGGATGCATGGAATTCAAAAAGGAGTTTGGAAGAAATTGGCATTTGCTGACAAACTTCATATGtatagctatatttttaaatttctcagccATCATTTTGATATCAAACTGCCTAGTAATTCGACAACTCTACAGAAACAAAGATAATGAAAATTATTCAAATGTGAAAAGAGCTCTCATCAACATACTTTTAGTGACTACAGCCTACATTATATGCTTTGTTCCTTATCACATTGTCAGAATCCCATACACGCTCAGCCAGACCGAGGTCATATCTGACTGTCCAACCAGGATTTCCCTCTTCAAAGCCAAAGAGGCCACGCTGCTCCTGGCAGTGTCAAACTTGTGCTTTGACCCTCTCCTGTACTATCAGCTCTCAAAGGCATTCCGCTTGAAGGTCACTGCAACTTTTGCTTCAGGTAAGGAGAGCAGggctcagaaagaaaaatcaagttgtGAAAATGATGCATAA
- the P2RY14 gene encoding P2Y purinoceptor 14 isoform X2: MLNSTTSQPPAESCSQNPVITQQIIPVLYLLVFIAGVLLNGVSAWVFCYVPSSKSFIVYLKNIVAADFLMSLTFPFKILSDSGLGPWQLGVFVCRVSAVLFYVNMYVGIMFFGLISFDRYYKIVKPLLTSFIQSVTYSKLLAVTVWLLMLLLAIPNIILTNQSAKDSTHVKCMELKNQLGLKWHRASNYIFVGIFWIVFLLLIIFYTAITRKIFKSHMKSRKNSISVKRKSSRNIFSIMLVFFVCFVPYHIARISYTQSQTGAPFSCQSKEILYYVKEFTLILSAANVCLDPIIYFFLCQPFREILCKKLHIPLKAQHDPETSKTRRGNMMHESTDTL; encoded by the coding sequence ATGTTGAATTCCACCACCTCTCAGCCTCCTGCGGAGTCCTGCTCACAAAACCCCGTCATAACACAGCAAATCATTCCTGTGCTTTACCTGCTGGTCTTCATCGCGGGTGTGCTGCTCAACGGCGTGTCGGCGTGGGTCTTCTGCTACGTGCCCAGCTCCAAGAGCTTCATCGTCTATCTCAAGAACATTGTGGCTGCTGACTTCCTGATGAGCCTGACCTTCCCCTTCAAGATCCTCAGCGACTCGGGCCTGGGCCCCTGGCAGCTGGGCGTGTTTGTATGCCGGGTGTCGGCCGTGCTCTTCTATGTCAACATGTACGTCGGCATCATGTTCTTTGGGCTTATCAGCTTCGACAGATATTACAAAATCGTGAAGCCTCTCCTGACTTCTTTCATCCAGTCAGTGACTTACAGCAAACTCCTGGCAGTGACGGTGTGGCTGCTGATGCTCCTGCTCGCTATCCCCAACATTATCCTGACCAACCAGAGTGCTAAGGACAGCACACATGTGAAATGCATGGAGCTTAAAAACCAACTGGGACTCAAGTGGCACAGGGCATCAAACTACATCTTCGTGGGCATCTTCTGGATTGTGTTCCTTCTGCTAATCATTTTCTACACTGCCATCACGAGGAAAATCTTCAAGTCCCACATGAAGTCCCGAAAGAATTCCATTTCCGTCAAGAGGAAATCCAGCCGCAATATATTCAGCATCATGCTGGTATTTTTTGTCTGCTTTGTACCTTACCACATTGCCAGAATCTCCTACACACAGAGCCAAACAGGAGCCCCTTTCAGCTGCCAGTCCAAGGAAATCTTGTACTATGTGAAAGAATTCACTCTGATACTGTCAGCAGCAAATGTGTGCTTAGACCCCattatttatttctttctatGCCAGCCATTTAGAGAAATCTTGTGTAAGAAATTGCACATCCCACTAAAAGCTCAGCATGACCCAGAAACTTCCAAAACCAGGAGGGGAAATATGATGCACGAAAGCACAGATACGCTGTGA
- the P2RY14 gene encoding P2Y purinoceptor 14 isoform X1: MIRPGRSFRSYKMLNSTTSQPPAESCSQNPVITQQIIPVLYLLVFIAGVLLNGVSAWVFCYVPSSKSFIVYLKNIVAADFLMSLTFPFKILSDSGLGPWQLGVFVCRVSAVLFYVNMYVGIMFFGLISFDRYYKIVKPLLTSFIQSVTYSKLLAVTVWLLMLLLAIPNIILTNQSAKDSTHVKCMELKNQLGLKWHRASNYIFVGIFWIVFLLLIIFYTAITRKIFKSHMKSRKNSISVKRKSSRNIFSIMLVFFVCFVPYHIARISYTQSQTGAPFSCQSKEILYYVKEFTLILSAANVCLDPIIYFFLCQPFREILCKKLHIPLKAQHDPETSKTRRGNMMHESTDTL, translated from the exons ATGATCAGACCAG GCCGCTCCTTCAGAAGTTACAAAATGTTGAATTCCACCACCTCTCAGCCTCCTGCGGAGTCCTGCTCACAAAACCCCGTCATAACACAGCAAATCATTCCTGTGCTTTACCTGCTGGTCTTCATCGCGGGTGTGCTGCTCAACGGCGTGTCGGCGTGGGTCTTCTGCTACGTGCCCAGCTCCAAGAGCTTCATCGTCTATCTCAAGAACATTGTGGCTGCTGACTTCCTGATGAGCCTGACCTTCCCCTTCAAGATCCTCAGCGACTCGGGCCTGGGCCCCTGGCAGCTGGGCGTGTTTGTATGCCGGGTGTCGGCCGTGCTCTTCTATGTCAACATGTACGTCGGCATCATGTTCTTTGGGCTTATCAGCTTCGACAGATATTACAAAATCGTGAAGCCTCTCCTGACTTCTTTCATCCAGTCAGTGACTTACAGCAAACTCCTGGCAGTGACGGTGTGGCTGCTGATGCTCCTGCTCGCTATCCCCAACATTATCCTGACCAACCAGAGTGCTAAGGACAGCACACATGTGAAATGCATGGAGCTTAAAAACCAACTGGGACTCAAGTGGCACAGGGCATCAAACTACATCTTCGTGGGCATCTTCTGGATTGTGTTCCTTCTGCTAATCATTTTCTACACTGCCATCACGAGGAAAATCTTCAAGTCCCACATGAAGTCCCGAAAGAATTCCATTTCCGTCAAGAGGAAATCCAGCCGCAATATATTCAGCATCATGCTGGTATTTTTTGTCTGCTTTGTACCTTACCACATTGCCAGAATCTCCTACACACAGAGCCAAACAGGAGCCCCTTTCAGCTGCCAGTCCAAGGAAATCTTGTACTATGTGAAAGAATTCACTCTGATACTGTCAGCAGCAAATGTGTGCTTAGACCCCattatttatttctttctatGCCAGCCATTTAGAGAAATCTTGTGTAAGAAATTGCACATCCCACTAAAAGCTCAGCATGACCCAGAAACTTCCAAAACCAGGAGGGGAAATATGATGCACGAAAGCACAGATACGCTGTGA